One Lepisosteus oculatus isolate fLepOcu1 chromosome 27, fLepOcu1.hap2, whole genome shotgun sequence genomic window, tgttaaaaaaaaattattaataGCCTTAACTTATAAAGACGTAcataaattaacatcaatagAAATTACAGGACAAAAAACACTGGTACAACATCGAATGTTAGTTTCATAGGCTAAAAACAATATtcacaatttaaaatttaaaaatattttgaagtacATGTTAGGAATTTAATCTAGTTTGAAAAGTGCAGATATGTTAGTTTTCTGTGGTATTCATTGTCCTCATTTGTCCTCATAGTTTTACCAGCAAAAGAATCGACATAAACGTTTCAGTGTGTTCCAGTGGTCTGTAATGTGCCTGCTTCTCTTCACCCTCTGTTTTGTTGCTGGTTTTACCATGATTTCATGTTTAATACAATGTACTCAGCCTTTACTATAGAATAGCATTGAAAACATATGCAGTTTCCTCGTAAAACATAATGTAtgttaggaacaagtaaaggtttattctatgatgaaaagaaaagagacagctTTTCAGTGGTGGAAACATTCAGTtgacttcttcaggtgttcttcactcacctgaagaaggccccagaGCTGGaatgttgctttatttttcagcatgggatacctttattttttactttgcagcctacacatgctgacgcagctccctacttgaacaaactgtacagtatattaggctTTGACACAGAATTCTTCAAACTTATCCCAAATACAGATAAAGTAGTAAGGAGGCAGAAAGACGTCTGGAAGACATAATGCTACATGTTTGCATAAATGTCTTCCTCAAAATCCTCGATATCTTCATAATCTGGTGTATCATCTTCCAGAATCTGTGGACACAATGAAAAagaatgtaaaatgcaaaattatcCCTTCTTGGTGAAGAGCACAGCTCTGTAATCACATAATAATGTGCTGTTTATTTAGTCACGGAAATGGTCATTGGAGTTTTCACTATAAATATTCAGCAGTTTAACGCACAGCATCAAACGACATAAAAATATGCAGTGTGATATCACACATCCATTGACTTTGATCAATTAACACCGTGACTGCTACCAGTTTCGGACTTATGGTTTTGAACACAGAATATGATAGCTTTAATTGAAATCTAAAACACATTTGATGTAGtgtgaaatgtaaaatgatCTCTTCTTGGTGAAGAGCACAGCTCTGTAACTATAAGTCCAATAAACCCTCTTTCTTTCCAAAACCACAAACTTGCCTCCTGCCTATTCTCTTGAATAGTTGTTGTTGCATATATTAAGGGGATGCTatgtttacttttgtttttaaacagaagcaaatatactgtattgagtTCACAATACTATTCCCTAATCATAAAATCTTTATCTTAGACATGGTAGTAGTGacaactgaaaatatttttttttactttgtacaAAGCTTTTTAAATTTGCAAATATCATTCACCAGTAAGTACTCAAAGTATACTTTAATACTTACCATATTATTAGCATAAATGCAATCACTTGTTTCAATGTCTGCAAGTTGTAAAGCATTTTCACACTGCTTTTGAGACCTTCATAAtgagaaatatattttagaaaaagagaaccagaacctacagtatatgtatagaAACATataaaagtatactgtatgtatataaatCTATATACtgatggatgtactgtacatatacagtatgtttacagtGTGTATATCTATCAGTTTTCTAAgtgctttatctaatacaggggagctgaagcctatcccagcaagctagaggtgcaaggcaggactaGCCCATTGTAGagctcacacagacacaaactctcTACACGactgattttcccagaagccaattaactcacCAGTGAACTGTTTGGCGTTTCTGACGTTGCTTTTGAATGGTTCAGCTCTTACCTTACTGATTACCAACACTTAGCACTTTGGGTTTGTTAAGGCTGGTGtacctcagggctcaatactcgGCCTCCTACTATTCAACACTTACTCACTGTTCCCACTCGGCTACTAAGACCACATGGTCTGAAAGATCATTTCTATACTGATGATATTCAAACAAAcataaacatggggagaacattctTTCTCTCTAACTGTTTAGcttattttaggtttgtgttATTACATAGTTGAACCTGCTTTATCAGTTGTATAGAAAATAATCCTTCTTATACACACTGGTAATGCTTACTTGTAGGACTTAGAGTAAACTGGGTTGATAATCTTCTCAGgtatgttttcagttttgtctttcttttctctgtgGAAACAAAATCATTGTAAAGAGCAAATAATTTTGCATTATTATTCCTAAAGAATTATGATTATAATGATTACTATTATTAAAAAAGGATGTTACAGTatcacattttctaaaaaatatataaattagaAAGTAATTCATTGTGGGTACACTTGGTTTTAAAAGGTGAAGAAAAACATACTTTAACTTTCTCAGCTCTCACATATTTAGAATAGGTAAAACGGTTAAATTATAAAGCATAACACTATAAGATTAAACAGAAGGTATTTTTTATAGTATTATTaccacaaaaaatatataaaagcagAATACTGCGAAAtctttcttacagtatgtatagacaTTTACCTGCTGATAATGTATGAAAAGGAGAAGGTCCAAGACATTCAAACATTGTCCATCTTACCTGCTTTGCTCCACTTTCCTTTTATACAGCACTGCAGCTGCAAGTATAAAAAGAATAAcaccaccagcagcagcagaggaTATTATGTAGATGTATATCATTGTATCTGCAAACaagatatacactgtatataaggGATCAGTGCAGGAAAAATCGTTTGAGTATTGAATATATTTCTGTGCTAGTGTGTTATTTATATACCATGTCCTGTACTGTTTAATTgtgctgttttcaaaactggaGATTAATATTGCCCTTCAGGGGCTACATTTATCAATGATATGTAAACCAGTTCCTTAAAACTGGAGTTATGAACTGTtttgagaacatacagtatggacacACATTCTGTCTGATATCAAGCTGTTGCCAGGTATTAGTATGCAGAATTTTAAGTAATATATGTGAATGTAACtaaatttaatcaaattcttcACACaggaaatgatcatttaaaatatccccactttaatataattttctgGTGCACGATCGGCCCTAGAAAACCATTGTATTGCAGCTGCATGTTTGTGATGTAAAACCAcgagaaataaaacagaaaaagacaaaaatagttGTTGATACTGAGATGAAATATGAAAAAGGCAAACATCTTGGCTGCCCAACCAGAAGATACAACTTTAAAACGCAAAATTAAACATGTACtgtctattttttatatttactgaCCTTTACTATGaaacaatatgtacagtatactattttatgtattttaaatgggTTTCTTCTGTAGAAAGTACAAAAAGTGGTATTGGAAAGTCAAAATCTAAGCTACAGCATGGTTCCTAAGACTGCCTATTTTCCTGGAATTAGTTAAAAGTGCATCTGACTTCATTGTTACCATGGGTCACAACATAGCTGGCCTCACAAATATTATGTGTATGGCTTTCGTCTTGACCATGTTACTAAAAGATCTGTACAACAGAGCCAAACTGCTTGCTGATCAAAAGTTCCAAATTGTgagatattaaaaaatacagcagTTGTCCATTAAAGTGTAACTATTGATTGTGGACAAGAGTGTGAAAAAACAGCTCTGTAAGTGGTGGTTCTATATTATGTGGCAATTGAAAGTGCATCAGGATCTTCTGCAggctttttttcttgtattggAAAAATAGACATTCAAGACATTTCATACCACTGGTCTGCAGAAATGAAGCCATTGTCACACTCCCATGCACGTTACTGGCAAAGCACGAGATACTGCCTGTGAAACCCTCAACTCCCTGCAGGCTGCCTATGGTCACTGTATTATTTGTCTCCAAGGAGCTGCTGGGCAGGGTCTTGTTAGCAAGGATCCATTTGATGTCAGCATGGGGGTTGGAGTCCACAGTGCACCAACAGGTCACTGTGATGCTGGCAGTACATGTGATGTTCTTCATAATCTCTGGTTTGTCTAAACATAAATGAATTAGGGAAACTGTTAAGACGGAAGTATGTTATGTTAAACAACAAAGAGTAAGAAAATTAAATGACTTTTTGGGAGTATAGTTCAAAAGGAACTATATTTTTCAGTTTGAGATCTTTACACTTTAGGGATAGTTTTTGTGATGGTTGTTTTTCTGACAGTCCTATAAACAGGGCAGGATTCTACTAGCTATCCACAAACAATAATGATTGTAAGTTGAGGGGTATGCAAGTATACAAGGTTAAATGTTactatttcatttactttaatcAGAACAATTAACAGATTGTAGATGGAACCTATTTATTTCTGTCTATTTTTTAAGGGGTGAATAAGAGTATAATCCCATTCAACATTTCTTCATAAATACAATGAACTGTACAAATTCAAATCCAAAAAGATTAGGTAGACTCTTCCATTAGCAGCTCATGTGTGATTGATGTGATAGAAGAATGTCTTATGCTCACCACATTAACTGGCTGGAAAAATCTTAGCCCTATTAAAGAGTGCTGGAACTGGATTCTGAATTTCCCCTGAGGATGGTTTCATTTGACAGGTTGTCTCACTAATCACACAGCTCATCGCAACATCATTTGAATTGGGTCCAGCACCTTTTTTGATGGCGGAATGTTGTAAACTATTTTGGCCAGTGAGTACGATACATTTTAATCTTCAGAACTCTAATTGAAGACAATACAATACTTACTACTGtaaatttatattgatttctgttaatttagtattttattgtattttaagatTCATTGATCCAAGTAACCCATTGGCCCCGGAGTTTCAATTAGTTTTGAACCTCACTTAAGTTAAAATTTCCTCTATTTCTTGCTGAGGATGCCTTCAACATATGACAGGTTCTCTCAGTAATCCGTGCTCTGGTTTATGTATGTTTTAATCTGATTAGGGATATCAATTTTTAATGCATTCTTACAGTTGGATCATTTCTGCCAAGTATCCTGTACTTGGCTGATATGAGTTTGTTGGCCAGGTTTGTACAGATTTTGTTCTCATATGATTTATCTTTGACACAAACCAGATACAATATCACTGGACAATCAAGTTAAGATAACATTTTTCTTAACCTCAACCACAGCCATGTCAAATAAGGTTTTTACTTATTTCTTAAACATGATTTTGCAATGTACTGTGCATGATACTGTATCGACAAAAGAAGAGTTTCTAGTATtgctgatttgatttttttataactAGGAAGATCTCCCCAAAAAGGACTAAGCTCAAATAATTTTGATGAACTTTACCAAGGTATTTGCTCCTTTCCTTGATATTTTCCAGCTTGATTGCAATGCTTTTCTACTGCAGAAAATACAGTGTTACTCAGGAGATCTGTACTCACATTGGACATCTATGTGCACTTCAGGAGATTTGCTCTGTCCCACCAAGTTCTCTGCTATGCAGTAGAAGGCCCGACTCTTTCTAGTCATATTGTTCTCTGTGTAGATGTTGTTGTCTCCTTCTGACAGCAGATCAGTCTGAGCTATATTGATTTTGTACCATTGGAAACGGTGGGCTGGAGGGTTACTGTGACTGGAGCATGTCAGGACAATGGAGTTTCCTTCCTTAACTACAGAATGATTGTAATTAACCATGACCTTTACTGGGGCATCTACAGAGAACAAAATACTCAGATAATGCAAGCAGTTCTGTTGCTAAATAAAGAAATCAGCTTTGAAAGTACTATGTGAATATACTGGAACAGAAGTTTTTTTACCCTGCAATATAGTTCAAATATATAGCCTATCAGTAGTCATTGCACGTTTTTCATTGTTAACAAGAGATTACTAAATGATTTCTAAAATAACAACTCATTTGGATTGTGTTGAGGAACACAGAATTGCAGTAATAACAGTAGAAATAATAAGACTTGTTCTGTATACAGAGACCATCACAGTCACATATATTTCtctaaaaaaagcaaaagtcattttaaaacaatgccaCAGGTCACAGGATCAATTTAAGGACTTACATGTCACGTTCAGGGTCACAGAGTTTTCTAATGGTTGTCTTCCCTTGTATTGAACCTTGCAGGTCAGATTTTTTCCGTGGTCATCCACTGTGAGTGTGAATTTCAGTTCTGATGTCAGTTTCCACTGGCCACGCTCCATTTGCTGTGAGCGAACAGTGATTgctgtgctgctgtggctcCAGGTTATGTTCGGACTATGAGCAGGGCAGGTGTGATAAATCAAGCAGGAGGCAGAAACCCCTGTACCTGCCTTTGTGTCTCCACTCAAAGACAGAGTGGGGCTTTGGGCAGTATCTAAAATAAGAAATGCAACACAGTTATGAACCGATAAAAGCCCTGAAAAACATCTTCCAGGATACTACAGAAAAGTTTATGATTAGGCTAGATGTAATAAATGCTTAATAGAGGCAAAACTAAAGAATTCTCAAAGGCAAGTGATgttcaaaaaataaacacacagaacactATTTGGAAATcattaacatatactgtatagctttaAGCAGATATTTTCAACACATTAAGACATGCATTAGAGCTGGGAGTTTAAAACATTTGGGCCTTTAAGACATAACCCTAAAAATATGTAACAGGATGGGGGTGACTCCTAAATTcaagaattatttttgttttggttgtAGACTATGCCAAACAGCAATGTTAAAGGTGTTTTGAAGGCCTTGTTCAGTAGGAGAAATAGCTGAGAATtagtaaaacaaagaaaactatCTCACTACTCATTCCAgatattcattttaaaccaaaaaatCACAATCTTGGGAACATTgatgatggatttttttttagatataaaAGTTTCGTTAGCATACCATATATGACCAGGTGGACTCTTAGCATTGCAAGAtggctttaaataaaatgttaaaatccaGAGAACAGAAACTATATCACTGTATGTTCTACCATGATTGTGGGGTGAACAATttgagaaaagaaaaggctgTGTCTTACCGTTTATGTTTATGGTTACTTCATCATTCATAAAGGAGTATTTATCAAGTTTGTCAATCTCAATTCTAAAGTGGAACGGACCCTTGTCATCAGGTGCCACTGGGTCTATCTGGAGGGAGCAGTTCTGATTCTCTGGATCTCCTATTAAACTTGTACGACCCTTGAATTCTTCCAGCACTTTATTGAGAGTTTGGTGATAAATGTATTGATTGAAGTCTTTATGCcacattattttcttattgcCCTTTTCTGCAGAAGGAGGATAGTTATATGTGCAGGGGATCACAACACAGGAGTCTTTGAGGGCCCATATGTTTCTTATGGTGCTAACAGACCACTCAGAAGATGCCTCAGCAAACTGGGTATCAAAATATGccactgaaagaaaaagaataggCTGtcagtatttaaattaattaggaAGTTTGTGCATTGATGTTCTTAGTGCTACTATGTAATAAATGAACAATTTGGggcaaaataaagtaaaatgttttttttcctctttctttttttgtgcctTCAATAGCAGTTAGAAGAAGGCCCCTATTTCAGCCACACTGTCATAgaactatacatacagtacagtacattattgtaTCTAAGCAATTGCTCTTCAAAGGCATTTTACTTTTGGTCCAATATcaggtttgtttgtgtttttacaaataAGTGTGTACGGGCAGAACTAGTGTCACATTTAGTGACACATGCAGTCATTGTTCAGTCAACCATTAAACTTGGTTAAAATTTTCTTACTGGATGTGCTCTAAATTGCAACTTACTGTAAAACACTTAATGACGGAGTGTGTATATTCAGATAAGCATAGTTCTTCGTAATGCTGTATTTATTCTGTTGCATCACTTGAGCCTGGATTATAACAAACCACTTGCCTATTGGAGATCTTATAATTAATAGTGCTGACGGTCCATTAGGGGCAGTGTTAGAAATATACTTTACGTATTTGGAAAGCTTTTAGCATATTAACCATGTCAGACTGTACCTTTCAAATACAAGAGGTGCAACAACAGATTTCCACTTCTTGAACTGAGTGCCATCTCTTTACCCTCACAGCAGAATAATCCTTCAGAGACTCTATAATCAAGAATCATataaagatttttaaatgtcaaaatatgcccatttttatacaattaaatCAAATGTATTTGTGTGCTGTTTAAGgcctttgtaaataaaaaaaaacctatatAATCCCTTGAAAATATATGAGTAGTGAGGTAACATCAGTGGTACAGTAACTGCCTAAGAGGCAATGCAGTGATCCATTAACTTCCCAATCGACACAATGATAGGTAATTAATTCTAGTTAACAACATAAagcatgttttaatgtttataattttaaactacaaagtccaaattgttttgtttgtaaatattaatgtttttttcttctcaaatacattatttcagtttgtctttttCAATCGGTTGgctactttaaaattaaataattgtgaTTGTAATTAACCTGTACTTTGGatacaggatatacagtatcctGTAACTAAGTTTTTGTTACCAGCAATGTAGTATCCTGGTCAGTGTTACCTTCACTTCCCTGTACTAAGAAATTCTGTCAGTACTCATTTTGAATCCAGGACATGTTAGTGATCTTCCTAAAATATCCTCAATAATGAGAGGGAAGGTATATGAGATTTTCAGATATTATTCCTGCAATATTTGATCAGACTAGAGTGTGTAGATGATTTTAAGTTGTTAATCATATCAGATAACCTATTCCAATTTACAGACTTTctgaatttttaaatgaaagtgttacatttttttaactgaaaatgtCAAACTCCGCACCCTCACCAgaacaaaaaatggaaaatgcatgGATAGGTGGAGATCTAGACAAAGAATAAATtcccaaaacaaaaagcagaaaaaaacaggagtGAAAAAGTGAGCTAATCAAACAAATCCTGGAAACAGGATTAACTGAAATAATTACATAAAAGAAGTAATAAAACCTAATGAAGCCACAATTTAAGGTTCCCACTATCAGAACGTTGGACTCTTCCATGGAAGAGAGAAAGATCTACATGGATTTGTCTCTTTGGACACAGATGAGCAGTTCTCCTTCACTGTGAGTGAGAGTTTGTGTTCTGTGCAGAGAGATTGAGACAATAACCAAGactagaaagacaaaaaaatggaGGAGGCAGctgaatactgatattcagTCCTGCAGGATTCTCTGTCAGCACAGGGAAGGTGTGCATCTTGAATTTCACAGAAATGGGTGGAGGAAAGAGAATTTGGATGAAATATTGATCTGTGATACAGAAGGTGATTATGCAGTCATTTGGAAAGCTTAAAGTTTATCAATCTCCAAGCCCACCCTTCTCACAGCCTGGAATCATTGacagtatattgttttcatTGCTACATGAATATTCTAATCACCTCTAACAGTCTATTATAGCATACCTCTAATTTGTAGAATTTGTTAATCTCCACAGGTAAATGACAGCATCAACATATCACAGCAACAATTGTACTATTCACAGATGTTTATGGAGACCACTCTTGCATTACTTGCATCAACGATTGTTAATACTAAAATTTCCATTCTTTGTGAACAAAGGAAATATAACTTTAATTCATAAAGGGGAACTTATTTAACTTAATACATTCTGTAGGTCTTACTGTAAGTCAGATTTAGAGTATATTATTAGATCCGAGCTAacttcttctttttctgtaaGGTTAGGTATTTGTGGTGTACTTCTCTTTTTCTTGGTAAGCAGACCTATCTGATGGGAAgaatggatttatttttaacagactTTCCATTAGCTGTGATATGTCTTGTAGAAACATTAAACAGAAAGACCAAAGTGATCAAACTATTTCATGACAGGAATTAATAGCTTAATATGTGTTTCATACAGCACAAAGAATCCCTTTCTCGGCACATTTTTGGCTCTTTTTCTTAACAAAATCTGCAACATCATAATTCTTTACTACTTATTCTACTCAGTCCTGATCCACAACTCTTGCGTTCTTCAAGCTGTTTTGCTACAACAGTTCTAAATTTTGTTGCTGATTCTGAACATCCCTGCACACCTCATTTTGTTCAGTACTGACTACATTCACCATATATTTCATGCTCCCCATTGCCCCCGTTGTATCTCCTTTTAAATTTATTCTAGGACCTTTGTTTTGATCTACCACATAGATTTTAGAGCTGACAGCCTTCAATTGTATCCTCAAAACTCATTTAGTTTACAAAAGATGGCAagaagttacaaatgagagggggAGCTGTTTGTGGAGTGCATCTTGTGGAGTTGCTGATCGCTAATTCATCCAGCAATCTCATGGGGTTCAAGACATTCCTTCCAGGGTATCAGATTCAAAAACACTACTGTGTACTGTGTTAAATGTAAATCATCTTAAGGTTCACAAAGTACTGTTCTGTGCCTCTTGTCACCTGCGACCACTGTTCCTGATACAAATAAGGCAAAACGGTCTGTAGCATGACACCAGGAGTGAAGAACTATTTTGTAATTTACTGATTTTAAATGATTACCGTGTGAAAACTAATTTCAGATGATTTTTGGGAGTTGTGAGGAGTCATGTTTTTATGTAGATTATTTTTAGTCAATTAGTCCTGTCCCTCAATATGAAAACTAACATCTCTCTCTCCGGTGGACTTTGTTTAAGCAAAAGATAATTTTTAAACTTAGCTCTGGCCAGCGAGTGTGAAAAGGACTGAGTATGTGAAGACAAGTGCTAATTATATCAAACTTCCTCTGCCTTAACAAACAAAGCATCTGCAagagtttcctgtgctttcaaAAGACCTTAAAACATTGAGTATaacataagatcactttattggccatattcaatttcttgtattaggaatttgtctttttgcataccgcagctctccatgagacacacagacagggagagaaggttaggatcagagcacagggtcagccatttatacagcatccTTGGAGCAGTttgggttaagggtcttgctcaggggaccaacggagtaggattcttctgccaggggatacaaaccagcaaccttctagccacaggcgcagagccTTAGCCAAAGAGCCACCCCACAGCCCCAGAATTGAAAGTACAATTACTACACtacagaagtacagtacatcaaataaGACAACGTCCAAAATGTATGTGTCTCTAGAGCATTTAAGAAACTTAATAGTTTGAGAGCAACCACAAATGGCTATAATTTACATGTAAAAGTGCTTTTTTCAGAATATTATACAAGTAATTGTTGTTTTCAATTACCAGTgaatacattttcctttttttttgtgaagagaTTTCAAGAATTTCTTCGATTTAATatgtaatgttaatgttaatatgTAATCCTACACAGAACACTCATTCCCAAACTAGCATGTTCATGCAAAGTACAATAACAGCATATAAAGGCTATTGAAAGTGTTGGATATTCTTTGTGAAACTCAGAGACTAGGCAGATCTGCGAACAGTTAACTTGTCAGGTTGATAGATTATAATTAATCATGTGCTAAGGCAGAAATGGCAAGAAATACTTTACTCTTTACTCTCCATGCTATTGTCATAGTTCAGCTCTACATGATTCAGACTCATGATTTGCAGTTTATAAAATCAGgaagagttttaaaaaattacttCTAGATCAGGGCAAAGTCTTCATCAGGGCAAAGACAGCAGAACAGTTCCTTTTTGAATTGCTTTCAAACACTTCTGGATCTAACAAGAAATTCTAATTTTCATGTAACacttcttaatgaaaccctttCAGGTATTTCCGCCAATTAATATTTTAGGTATAACATAAGCATACTCACTTTTATTGTTGCCCAGTCTTCTGATGTTTTCATATTGTATCATCTGCTTAAAATGGCACAGGTTGTTTTCAGAAGTTGGTCAAACAGTGGAAGGGGCTTCCTGTGGTTTATAGTGTAGCACTGTTTgtcaaaaaaagtaaaatatttgcatttactgaacagtatattgtactgtatgtcattgacATTTATAAGAAGGACAGCCACACacatataatgtatattattCCTTTTAGACTAGCATaaggtgcaatgtttttttttttagaaagtccATAAATTGTTAcagattttgaaattaaaagctTGACCCTaacattttacatatattaaaataaaataccataTCTGTCTATTGATAGCTCAGGATCAtctaaaagtacagtacattaataaaaaagtaaGTGAGCAGAACTCATTTTCACTGTTTCACAGTTTGTAGATTTATATCCATGCTATATTTTCCAATAGGTCTGGAGTTTGCCACAACAATATTCTATAGTAAGAAATActgaaagacacaaacacagacatacacacacagagtaaataataaatacaataatttaGGGGCACACATTTACCTTAATAAGCCATGCAATTAGTTGACTTAAAACTGTCTTTGTGATATATGAGCAATTTTCATGATTCAAAATTCAGAATAAATTCATAATATTGCTGTAAGGGTCCTCAGTCATGCAGTGAATTTCGAAATTTAAACATGAGGACCATGGGCCTTTAAAAACGAAGGTTAGGATAGCACAGTTAAGGAGAAAGGTACAAAAACACTTAAGTCTTACTGTGAAGTATGAAGAGGTGATCATTGACAAGTGAAGTATGTATCATACTACCAGACCCTGCTAAGATTTGGCTGTCTCAGCTATATCACTTTCTAGCAATTCATGAGGAAATTAAACTATGTTAAAATGTCTTAAAGTGTTGGCagacataaaaaacagaaaatagtgTGAGGCTCCCTTTTCCTGTGCATGTTTTGGTGAAGTTTTTCAAATGCATGAAAAGAAATGGAAGGTGGGTGGGAAATCAGATACAGTGTCACTACAATGACGTTCACTAGGCCACTGGGTTAATGTTAACAAAAACGTTCTTTTCCCTGTTGGATCAAAGACATAACAGGTATATGTTCTCTATGAATCTAAACAGATAATCAACCTGTCTGTAGTATCTTTTGGTTATCTGTATAGATAATCAATTCTGTATAGATCAATACAATTCCTTACATGTGATGTGTGTCAATACGAATAGACTGGAACTAATATAGATGCTGGGGCTTGTCTGTTTCATTGCAAGTATTATTAATCTGCAGTAGTAGTTTCTCCCTCCACTGGATCTCCTTACTGGCCTGACTCTCCACTCAGGGTCAGGCTGAATACCTTCAGTATGTTCTTTATCATTAGTGACTAAAATATAAGGGATAACATTTTTTGTACATGAAAAGGTCACAGTATAGTATCTTCACAGCCTTGATGAGCCTGATTAGGTTTCTGTAATCTGTGAATTTAAGATTACTCTCTTATTGATAAGATCAGTCCTTCCACTGGTAGCCAAGATCACCCAGTAGTGCTGCGGTCATATAGTGTGAACAGAAGGTAAGTGAGTATCTAACAAGTGCAAAAACTTTAGTGCTTAGAACACAATCAAACTATATAGaagttattattgttgttgggttttttttgctgttgttccTTCAGTGTTTGGAATTTCAACTTCCTAATAATAAAAGTGGCAATCTTTACTTTCGATTCTTCTTTCTAATTCAACGCCTTATTTTAACcttatagagagagagagagtcacaAAGCCTAATGTTAGTCTACtgtcatttacagtacttcatcTCATCTGGTCCAGGCTTGCATATTATAT contains:
- the LOC138225267 gene encoding B-cell receptor CD22-like isoform X1, with protein sequence MALSSRSGNLLLHLLYLKVAYFDTQFAEASSEWSVSTIRNIWALKDSCVVIPCTYNYPPSAEKGNKKIMWHKDFNQYIYHQTLNKVLEEFKGRTSLIGDPENQNCSLQIDPVAPDDKGPFHFRIEIDKLDKYSFMNDEVTININDTAQSPTLSLSGDTKAGTGVSASCLIYHTCPAHSPNITWSHSSTAITVRSQQMERGQWKLTSELKFTLTVDDHGKNLTCKVQYKGRQPLENSVTLNVTYAPVKVMVNYNHSVVKEGNSIVLTCSSHSNPPAHRFQWYKINIAQTDLLSEGDNNIYTENNMTRKSRAFYCIAENLVGQSKSPEVHIDVQYKPEIMKNITCTASITVTCWCTVDSNPHADIKWILANKTLPSSSLETNNTVTIGSLQGVEGFTGSISCFASNVHGSVTMASFLQTSDTMIYIYIISSAAAGGVILFILAAAVLYKRKVEQSREKKDKTENIPEKIINPVYSKSYKSQKQCENALQLADIETSDCIYANNMILEDDTPDYEDIEDFEEDIYANM